The genomic region GCTACCCGTCAGTTGAACATTGCCGAATCGGGATATCTGCTCCCAGGAACGCTTTGACGGTACAGAATCCCAATCTGCTCTAATAACAACTGGTAGTATATACTTAGGATCCGGATAGATTGTGAGCGAAATCGCAGGACGGCAGAAATTAATTCCCACAATTACTCTTGACGGTCAGTATAGCTTGAACCCCACTTGCTCTCAGTGAGCAGTTCTACTAACGGACCGATTCATCCGAGTTAGCACGGAATCGATAGTGACGGTTCGCTGTACTTAATCTCTACGCTCATATGAAGCACGTTACTGGTGAGTCAGAGAACGGTTCGGACGATTTCTTTGAGAGCTTCTCGACCAGGTTAACGTAAGATTCGGCGGCGAAGTCGGAAAGCTTTGAGATATGGCGTGAACTTATCTTTTGAGACGCCTCGGTGCGGCGAGAGCCACGCGTCGCACAGAGCCGCCTCGGGCGCTGTCTGTCGAAGGTGCTGCGCAACGTTTTCGTACTCCCAGCACTCTCTCGGACGAATCGTTCAAGGTTCTCTTATTTCATACCAACCATGCTTGCGATTCCTGGGATGGATTTGTTGCTCCCAGGTCGAATGAGTCCGTGAAAGTACTGCGTCCCGCGACGCCACGTCGTCTCACAGTTTCGCCACGAGAGCCGACGGCTCGGGGATTCGTCTCTATTCACTAGTTTCATGCGCGGAAGAGTATCCTTGCAGGAAACACGCTTCTGAACAAAAAACTCTTTATACGCACCGACAAAGGCCCACTGTGGACCGACGTAGATTCCTCCATGGCGCAGCCCTCCTTCCGACAGCCGGTCTGGTCGGACTCTCTGGCTGTAGTAGCTCAGAGAGCCCGCCACCACGCCGGTCCCGAGTCCTCAGCACAGTTACAATCGATAGCGCCCAACTGCTGGCTGAGCTCGTTGACGACCCGTGGGTAGCCACCAGACGAGACGGCGTCCCAATAAATGGACAGAACGCGCAGTCACTCGACAGCAACGCCAAGGATTCACCGAGTGGACTGTCGGTCATCGGCTCGCTGAGTCCCGTTGGAGCGGCCCAAGCACAGAAAGGCGGTGGTGGCGGTGGCCGCGGTGCTGTTGGTCGTGGCCGAGGCTCCTCCTATTCTGATGCGCCTCGTACTGGACGAGGCCGTGCCAAGTACCACGGTGGCGCCTACGTTGGGACGTGGTACGATGACCACGATGACGAGGTGCGCCGGGCCGAAACCGAAATCTCCGAGGTGGGCATTGCCCGCATCGGCCCAGTAAGCGACACCGACGAGGAGCTGCCTGCGCCAGGGCCAGTTTCGTGGGATGAGACGTGGCAAAATCCCGACGATACAGTTAGTATCGACGTCACGAACGCAGGCTGGTACCGAGTCGGCACACACACTACCGCAGCCGACGGCACTAATCTCGGCTGGGAGGCCGTCGATGTCCTCGTCAAGGACGACAATGATACCTACAGCATAGCCCAGAAGTGGAAGGTTTCACCCCGAATTTGACCCGCAGCTCGCCCGTCCGCCGTTCGTCGCCCTGAGTCCCCAATGACACCACGACCGCACCATCCGCGCCACAGCGTCCCGCTGCTGCACGCGCTCACGTTTATCGTTGCGCTGTGTAGCTTTGCGTACGAACTCGTCTTTGCCGAGCTCTACACAGTTGTCTTCGGCGGAAGCGTCACTCAGTACGGCCTCACCATCGGATTGTTCTTTTCGTCGCTGGGGCTAGGATCGTTCCTCTCAGGCCGATTGGAGACAGACCCCGAGTCGAATTTCTTCCGTGTCGAAACGTACCTCGCCGTCGTTGCACCGCTTGGGTTCCTCCTCGTCATCCTGCTCGGAACGCTCAGATACCCCGCTGCATACGCGCCACTAGTCGGCGCGATTGCCCGGCTCCCGATTGTCACAATCGGGTTCCTCTCAGGGTTCGAGTTACCGCTGTTGACCACACTATCGGAATCCGTTCGGGATACGGCGCGGCCCCCCTCCAGTATCGCCCGCGGGGTTCGGCGACTCACCAGCCATCTGAATCGGGCCTTTGGAGTGGTGTTGGGCGCCGCTTTTAGCATCAAGCGGCGAGAGGGCAAGCCGAGCGACCCAGCCGATGAAACAAGTGCCTATGCAGCAGTATTGGGCTTTGACTACCTTGGCGGGTTAGTCGGCTCACTTGTCTACGTGTTCTTCCTCTATCCGGCAGTTGGACTCATACCGTCGGTGTTCGTCCTTGCGTTCCTGAACGGCGTCGCTGCGCTAATCTTCGCGAGCACGACGGCGAACACACACAGACCAACGCTTCGAAGCCGACTCCCACAGCCAGTAGGATCAACGGGGAAGGCGCTGTTCGCAGTCTGCCTGCTCGTCACAGCAAGCACGGGTGCCGCGGCTGTCAACGCGGGCCCGGTTGGCGAGGACGTCTCTGAGTACTACTTCGAACGAGAATTTGAGTTGGAGTACGCTCCGGGGGCGATGGACGTTGCTGTCACAGACACGTGGACGACGAGGTACCAACGCGTCACGGAGTACAACCGAACGTGGACCGGCAGCGGCGACAACCCGTACTTCGGTGCCACCACGGAACACTGTCTCAGATTGGATTCCGCTGTCCAACTCTGTGAGTCGTGGGCAGACAGCTATCATCAAGGGCTCGTCGACGTCCCGCTGTCGATGTTCGAAAATAGTACTGACACGAAGGTTCTCCTCATCG from Haloarcula hispanica ATCC 33960 harbors:
- a CDS encoding spermidine synthase — translated: MTPRPHHPRHSVPLLHALTFIVALCSFAYELVFAELYTVVFGGSVTQYGLTIGLFFSSLGLGSFLSGRLETDPESNFFRVETYLAVVAPLGFLLVILLGTLRYPAAYAPLVGAIARLPIVTIGFLSGFELPLLTTLSESVRDTARPPSSIARGVRRLTSHLNRAFGVVLGAAFSIKRREGKPSDPADETSAYAAVLGFDYLGGLVGSLVYVFFLYPAVGLIPSVFVLAFLNGVAALIFASTTANTHRPTLRSRLPQPVGSTGKALFAVCLLVTASTGAAAVNAGPVGEDVSEYYFEREFELEYAPGAMDVAVTDTWTTRYQRVTEYNRTWTGSGDNPYFGATTEHCLRLDSAVQLCESWADSYHQGLVDVPLSMFENSTDTKVLLIGGGDWAAMDRLQRHGVSVDHVDIDGEFMQRAKTDPFLAQYHDGAYRYENKSTRVQDAFQYLEQSEQRYDVILLDIPGATDDDQLPLYSVEFYSQLRQHLTADGVIATWTYSRYSYAQHRTAYYNTVHKAGLTSAAPYFAWEDIDADGETERVERFTLLAPAPRDSLSPHNGTAYMNRYQHRYQAVEWVDTPRYAGVRPNSVFHPNYDILIK